A window of Corallococcus macrosporus DSM 14697 contains these coding sequences:
- a CDS encoding pyridoxal phosphate-dependent decarboxylase family protein, which produces MTDFRARIAAAYDADAFRRESHRLMDTLSDYLARTTRAEGPVLPWAAPAVNVDRFAAAFPEAPTGDFADLIARVLSGSNHLHHPRYMGHQVTAPVPLAALCDLVSSLLNNGMAVYEMGPVSTAMERNVLRWMAARLGLPETTDGVLTSGGSAGNLTALLAARQAKAGFDAWNGGAHAGPPLTVLAAQTAHYSLGRATRIMGLGEGGVTPVPVDDHFRLRPEALDAALNSATRAGRKPIAVVASAGATATGAFDPLEPVADFCERHGLWLHVDGAHGASAVLSPAHRHLVRGIDRADSVVWDAHKGLLMPALVTAVLFRDGARSFESFSQEASYLFHGDAERPWSDVGLRTLECTKEMMALKVYACLAVLGTRLFSDTVTEAYEQTRRFAQRLADAGDFEVAVPPECNILCFRHTPAHVPMEEWDALQTKLRERLVTRGDFYLVQTKLPRGVHLRVTLINPLTTDADLDALMDALRAAARR; this is translated from the coding sequence ATGACGGACTTCCGAGCGCGAATCGCCGCCGCCTACGACGCTGACGCCTTCCGCCGGGAGTCCCACCGACTGATGGACACGCTCTCCGACTACCTCGCGCGCACCACCCGCGCCGAAGGCCCCGTGCTCCCCTGGGCCGCCCCCGCCGTGAATGTGGACCGCTTCGCCGCGGCCTTCCCCGAAGCGCCCACGGGTGACTTCGCGGACCTCATCGCCCGCGTCCTCTCCGGCTCCAACCACCTGCACCACCCGCGCTACATGGGCCACCAGGTGACGGCGCCCGTGCCGCTGGCCGCGCTGTGCGACCTGGTCTCCTCCCTGCTCAACAACGGCATGGCCGTGTACGAGATGGGCCCCGTCTCCACCGCCATGGAGCGCAACGTCCTGCGCTGGATGGCCGCGCGGCTCGGCCTGCCCGAGACCACGGACGGCGTCCTCACCTCCGGAGGCTCGGCGGGCAACCTCACCGCCCTGCTCGCCGCGCGGCAGGCCAAGGCCGGCTTCGACGCCTGGAACGGCGGCGCCCACGCCGGCCCGCCTCTCACCGTGCTCGCCGCCCAGACGGCGCACTACAGCCTGGGCCGCGCCACCCGCATCATGGGCCTGGGCGAAGGCGGCGTGACGCCCGTCCCGGTGGACGACCACTTCCGCCTGCGCCCCGAGGCGCTCGACGCCGCGCTCAACAGCGCCACGCGCGCCGGGCGCAAGCCCATCGCCGTGGTGGCCAGCGCCGGCGCCACCGCCACCGGCGCCTTCGACCCGCTGGAGCCCGTGGCCGACTTCTGCGAACGCCACGGCCTCTGGCTCCACGTCGACGGCGCGCACGGCGCCTCCGCCGTCCTCAGCCCCGCCCACCGGCACCTCGTGCGCGGCATCGACCGGGCGGACTCCGTGGTGTGGGACGCCCACAAGGGCCTGCTGATGCCCGCGCTGGTGACGGCCGTCCTCTTCCGCGACGGCGCCCGCTCCTTCGAGTCCTTCTCCCAGGAGGCCAGCTACCTCTTCCACGGCGACGCCGAGCGCCCCTGGAGCGACGTGGGCCTGCGCACCCTGGAGTGCACCAAGGAGATGATGGCCCTCAAGGTGTACGCCTGCCTCGCCGTGCTGGGCACCCGCCTCTTCTCCGACACGGTGACGGAGGCCTACGAGCAGACGCGCCGCTTCGCCCAGCGCCTCGCAGACGCGGGCGACTTCGAGGTCGCCGTGCCTCCGGAATGCAACATCCTCTGCTTCCGCCACACGCCCGCGCACGTGCCCATGGAAGAATGGGACGCCCTCCAGACGAAGCTGCGCGAGCGGCTCGTCACGCGCGGGGACTTCTACCTGGTCCAGACGAAGCTGCCCCGAGGCGTCCACCTGCGCGTCACCCTCATCAACCCGCTCACCACCGACGCGGACCTGGACGCCCTCATGGACGCGCTCCGGGCCGCGGCGCGCCGCTGA
- a CDS encoding glycosyltransferase family 2 protein → MLVSLVIPVYNEIPTLAELLRRCVAVDFPKELVLIDDCSKDGSREFLRQLQEQGVSLLGGTPRNRNEVRVLFQEKNQGKGAALRRGFTEATGDIIIVQDADLEYDPRDIPNVIQPIIDGDADVVFGSRFTGTPRRVLYYWHTVLNNVLTTLSNMTSGLNLTDMETCYKAFRAEVLRSVQVEEDRFGFEPEITAKVARGRWRVFEVPISYHGRTYEEGKKIGWKDGVRALYAIAKYSVKR, encoded by the coding sequence ATGCTCGTCTCACTCGTCATCCCCGTCTACAACGAGATTCCCACCCTCGCCGAACTGCTGCGCCGCTGCGTCGCCGTCGACTTCCCGAAGGAGCTCGTCCTCATCGACGACTGCTCGAAGGACGGCAGCCGCGAGTTCCTGCGCCAGCTCCAGGAGCAGGGGGTGTCGCTGCTGGGCGGCACGCCGCGCAACCGCAACGAGGTGCGCGTCCTCTTCCAGGAGAAGAACCAGGGCAAGGGCGCGGCGCTGCGGCGCGGCTTCACCGAGGCCACCGGCGACATCATCATCGTCCAGGACGCGGACCTGGAATACGACCCGCGCGACATCCCCAACGTCATCCAGCCCATCATCGACGGGGACGCGGACGTCGTCTTCGGCAGCCGCTTCACCGGCACGCCCCGGCGCGTCCTCTATTACTGGCACACCGTGCTGAACAACGTGCTCACCACGCTGTCCAACATGACCAGCGGGTTGAACCTCACCGACATGGAGACCTGCTACAAGGCCTTCCGCGCCGAGGTGCTGCGCTCCGTGCAGGTGGAGGAGGACCGCTTCGGCTTCGAGCCGGAGATCACCGCCAAGGTGGCCCGCGGCCGCTGGCGCGTCTTCGAGGTGCCCATCAGCTACCACGGGCGCACCTACGAAGAGGGCAAGAAGATTGGCTGGAAGGATGGCGTACGCGCCCTCTACGCCATCGCCAAGTACAGCGTGAAGCGCTAG